The Sinomicrobium kalidii genome contains a region encoding:
- a CDS encoding DUF2182 domain-containing protein, with amino-acid sequence MLTITLGLSVVCWVYILPQMRMMDMGTATPTGPFVSFIIMWKLMMVAMMLPGMLPHVYKKANSGHRIGSILLFTGTYLAVWALAGIPVYALYQPHGALVAGTITIVAGLYELMPFKRLCRTRCCTNTCSGFVCGLYCVGSCLGLMLIPIALGIMSITWMVVVTILVSLQKLLPVNPIVDSTIGLIIVGLGILVILMPAVIPGP; translated from the coding sequence ATGCTGACGATTACATTGGGGCTTTCCGTCGTATGCTGGGTGTATATACTCCCGCAGATGCGCATGATGGATATGGGAACCGCTACCCCGACCGGTCCTTTTGTTTCCTTTATTATCATGTGGAAACTTATGATGGTCGCGATGATGCTGCCCGGCATGCTGCCCCATGTCTATAAAAAGGCCAACAGCGGTCATCGCATCGGAAGCATTTTATTATTTACAGGAACTTATCTTGCCGTATGGGCACTTGCGGGAATTCCCGTTTATGCGCTGTACCAACCACACGGAGCTTTAGTGGCAGGAACAATTACCATCGTTGCGGGCTTATATGAGTTGATGCCCTTTAAGCGACTTTGCCGTACCCGTTGCTGCACCAATACGTGTTCCGGTTTTGTATGCGGTCTTTATTGTGTGGGATCATGCCTGGGGTTGATGTTGATACCGATAGCTTTAGGGATTATGAGCATAACCTGGATGGTGGTGGTTACCATTCTGGTTTCATTGCAAAAGTTATTGCCCGTGAATCCCATTGTTGACAGTACCATCGGACTGATAATCGTCGGATTGGGAATTCTGGTCATTCTCATGCCCGCTGTTATTCCGGGACCTTGA
- a CDS encoding SRPBCC family protein, whose protein sequence is MGNKSFKAAMEVEESAKEVFESINNVRGWWSENIEGRTDKANSEFTYRDKYMTAKMKISHFTPQKIVWDVVESHNVFFRNHSEWDNTQIVFEITERPGKTEIKFTHAGLVPEIECYPVCSNSWEFFITDSLKSLIETGKGKDISNDNDSFTTSITVDKSPEEVFKAVNNARAWWSEEIEGKTSELNAEFFYHYKDVHLCRMKIIALIPDKKVVWFVKANYFNFIEDNTEWDGTKIVFDISGKDGKTQLNFTHHGLVEQHECYQVCADAWTGYIQGSLKNLITTGKGRPNSKEEGLDSGLIEKWKLPEK, encoded by the coding sequence ATGGGAAATAAAAGTTTTAAAGCCGCTATGGAGGTTGAGGAATCCGCAAAAGAAGTCTTTGAATCGATCAATAATGTACGGGGATGGTGGTCCGAAAACATTGAAGGAAGAACCGATAAAGCAAACAGCGAGTTCACCTATCGCGACAAATACATGACCGCCAAAATGAAGATCTCTCATTTTACACCGCAAAAAATTGTCTGGGATGTTGTAGAAAGTCACAATGTATTTTTCAGAAACCACTCGGAGTGGGACAATACGCAAATAGTTTTTGAGATCACTGAAAGACCCGGAAAGACCGAGATCAAATTTACTCACGCCGGGCTGGTCCCGGAAATTGAATGTTACCCGGTTTGCTCCAATTCCTGGGAGTTTTTTATAACCGACAGCCTGAAAAGCCTGATCGAGACCGGAAAAGGAAAAGACATATCAAATGACAACGATTCTTTTACCACATCAATTACAGTGGATAAATCACCCGAAGAAGTGTTTAAGGCTGTCAATAACGCACGCGCCTGGTGGTCTGAAGAAATTGAAGGGAAAACCAGTGAACTCAATGCCGAGTTCTTTTATCACTACAAGGATGTTCACCTGTGCAGAATGAAGATCATTGCCTTGATACCGGATAAAAAGGTGGTGTGGTTTGTTAAGGCAAATTACTTTAATTTTATTGAAGACAACACCGAATGGGATGGCACCAAGATCGTTTTTGATATATCGGGAAAAGACGGTAAAACACAACTGAACTTTACCCACCACGGACTTGTAGAACAACACGAATGCTACCAGGTCTGCGCCGATGCCTGGACCGGTTATATACAGGGCAGCCTGAAGAATTTAATAACAACCGGGAAAGGCCGGCCCAACTCTAAAGAAGAAGGACTGGACAGCGGGTTAATCGAAAAATGGAAACTTCCTGAAAAATAA
- a CDS encoding Dabb family protein → MKRRNFVKTATTVVAAGSVAPALAGNFSEIDGTSGKPVVNHYVLFWLKEDLTEEQVEEFTGFFEMLRKVPGIRKFYYGKPADSKPRDVVDNSFTYNLMIQFDTLEALEVYGVHPMHMEAIEKYSHFWERVVVHDSELQS, encoded by the coding sequence ATGAAAAGAAGAAATTTTGTTAAAACGGCTACCACAGTTGTGGCGGCGGGAAGTGTCGCCCCTGCATTGGCCGGAAACTTTTCGGAAATCGACGGGACTTCCGGAAAACCTGTTGTAAATCATTACGTACTGTTCTGGCTGAAAGAGGACCTTACCGAAGAACAGGTGGAAGAATTTACCGGTTTTTTTGAAATGCTCCGTAAAGTGCCGGGTATCCGTAAATTTTATTACGGAAAGCCTGCCGACAGTAAGCCTCGCGACGTAGTAGACAACAGTTTTACCTATAACCTGATGATTCAATTCGATACGCTGGAAGCCCTGGAGGTCTACGGTGTGCACCCCATGCACATGGAAGCCATTGAGAAATACAGTCATTTCTGGGAAAGGGTAGTGGTGCACGATTCGGAGTTGCAGAGTTAA
- a CDS encoding arylamine N-acetyltransferase family protein: protein MNTEKYLTRIAYNDNVHLDLYTLKQLQKQHLLHIPFENLDIHYNVPIRLDTETIFEKIVNRKRGGFCYELNGLFLELLCALGFKTKRISGRVYNKETSEFGEEYDHLAIVVILDDGEYLVDAGLGEFAFAPLKIELNTVQHDIRGDYSIREYDGEYLIIYKVNDTKKIPQYIFKNAQREYGEFAGMCHYHQTSPESPFTKNKLVSLPTESGRITLTDDKLKVSENGHTSETPIADKAEFKEKLRKVFGITVS from the coding sequence ATGAACACTGAGAAATATTTAACACGTATTGCATATAATGATAACGTACACCTTGATCTGTATACTTTAAAACAGCTTCAAAAGCAGCATCTGCTGCATATCCCTTTTGAAAATCTCGATATACATTACAATGTTCCCATCCGCCTGGATACGGAAACCATATTCGAAAAAATTGTAAATCGTAAAAGAGGGGGATTCTGCTACGAACTGAACGGATTATTCCTGGAACTACTCTGTGCCCTCGGGTTTAAAACAAAACGAATTTCGGGAAGGGTATATAACAAGGAAACCTCGGAGTTTGGCGAGGAATACGACCACCTGGCCATTGTGGTAATCCTGGATGATGGGGAATATCTGGTAGATGCAGGGCTGGGAGAATTTGCCTTCGCCCCGTTAAAAATAGAACTCAATACCGTGCAACACGACATCCGCGGGGATTACAGCATCCGGGAATACGACGGAGAATACCTCATTATATACAAGGTGAACGACACCAAAAAAATCCCCCAGTACATTTTCAAAAACGCACAGCGGGAATACGGGGAATTCGCCGGGATGTGCCATTACCATCAAACCAGCCCGGAATCACCTTTTACGAAAAACAAGCTGGTATCCCTGCCCACTGAATCCGGAAGGATCACCCTGACGGACGACAAGCTAAAGGTCTCCGAAAACGGGCACACCTCTGAAACTCCTATAGCCGACAAGGCGGAGTTCAAAGAAAAATTACGGAAAGTTTTCGGGATTACCGTTTCGTGA
- a CDS encoding NADPH-dependent FMN reductase, whose translation MASVLAFAGSNSSTSINYELVRYTTSKIEDYPVQQLNMANFPFPMYSEDLEKQEGFSNSLVELSDDIKKAKGLVISVNEHNGNPSAYFKNLIDWLSRLDRKFMEGKKVFLMSASPGKGGGGRSLSKIETTLPSFGAEIIATFSLPSFNHTFSREESEITNNELKEAHQKALEQFLEQL comes from the coding sequence ATGGCTTCTGTACTGGCTTTCGCCGGAAGTAACTCTTCGACTTCCATTAATTACGAACTGGTAAGGTATACAACTTCCAAAATAGAGGACTACCCTGTTCAGCAACTGAATATGGCCAATTTTCCCTTTCCCATGTATAGCGAAGACCTGGAAAAGCAAGAAGGATTTTCCAATTCGCTCGTGGAGCTCAGCGATGACATCAAAAAGGCGAAAGGGCTGGTGATTTCGGTCAATGAACACAACGGTAATCCGTCTGCCTATTTCAAGAACCTGATCGATTGGTTGTCCCGGCTGGACCGTAAGTTCATGGAAGGCAAAAAGGTATTCCTGATGAGCGCATCTCCCGGAAAGGGAGGGGGCGGACGTTCCCTCTCCAAGATCGAAACGACATTGCCTTCTTTCGGCGCAGAGATCATCGCTACGTTTTCGCTGCCTTCGTTTAACCATACTTTTTCCCGTGAGGAAAGTGAAATCACGAATAATGAACTGAAAGAAGCCCATCAAAAGGCATTGGAGCAGTTCTTGGAGCAGTTATAA
- a CDS encoding heparan-alpha-glucosaminide N-acetyltransferase domain-containing protein produces MNKTSRLYFIDAMRAWAILMMLQGHFIDGLLDPVFRDTSNTVFTIWKYNRGITAPVFFTVAGFIFMYLLIRQKERAGWANPRVMKGIKRGLMLIGLGYVLRLDFKGFLLRGEVYDNFYKVDVLHCIGLSILFLVGIYLLSHNRKKYVMPLLLAGSTLFLFALAPVYSSLDYSFMPKILANYFTGANGSVFTIFPWFGYASFGAFMAVLFSVYREKQNLYSVAIATCLVAGAALIALFTFPPVRNELFSRLGNVLIFFAVFMLIRNLLTSRTLISIGQNTLSIYIIHYIILYASFFGIGLYQPFHHSLNPYVAIPGAVLFMIIVTWLSFRYNAFKPVFTEKMHVVRKETVLSFRQACRDTLPFLSKIKGRIRAVFGMVKN; encoded by the coding sequence ATGAATAAAACTTCCCGGTTATATTTTATTGATGCCATGCGTGCCTGGGCCATTTTGATGATGTTGCAGGGCCATTTTATAGACGGGCTTCTTGACCCGGTTTTCCGGGATACGTCCAACACCGTATTCACCATCTGGAAATACAACCGGGGGATCACCGCTCCTGTTTTCTTCACTGTGGCCGGGTTTATTTTTATGTATTTGCTTATACGCCAAAAAGAACGCGCCGGGTGGGCCAATCCACGGGTCATGAAAGGCATTAAAAGAGGGCTGATGCTCATAGGGCTGGGTTATGTTCTGAGGCTCGACTTCAAGGGCTTCTTGTTAAGGGGAGAAGTTTACGATAATTTCTACAAGGTGGACGTACTGCATTGTATAGGGCTTTCCATCCTGTTCCTTGTGGGGATCTATTTGTTGAGCCATAACAGAAAAAAATACGTAATGCCCTTGTTACTGGCCGGATCTACGCTGTTTTTGTTTGCCCTGGCCCCGGTGTATTCTTCCCTGGATTACAGTTTTATGCCGAAAATACTGGCCAATTATTTTACCGGGGCTAACGGTTCGGTATTTACCATTTTCCCCTGGTTCGGTTATGCGTCGTTCGGGGCGTTTATGGCGGTTTTGTTTTCGGTGTATAGGGAAAAGCAGAATTTATATTCCGTTGCTATCGCAACATGTCTCGTTGCAGGCGCTGCTTTAATTGCCCTGTTTACCTTTCCTCCCGTTCGTAACGAATTGTTTTCGAGGTTGGGAAATGTCCTGATATTCTTTGCTGTTTTTATGCTTATCCGTAATTTACTTACATCCAGAACCCTGATATCCATCGGGCAAAATACATTGTCCATTTATATTATACACTACATTATTTTATATGCCAGCTTTTTCGGGATCGGACTTTATCAACCGTTTCACCATTCGTTAAATCCCTATGTAGCCATTCCCGGGGCCGTACTGTTTATGATTATTGTTACCTGGTTGTCTTTCCGTTACAACGCGTTTAAACCCGTCTTCACGGAAAAAATGCATGTCGTCAGGAAAGAAACTGTTCTTTCTTTTCGCCAGGCCTGCCGGGATACACTACCTTTCCTGTCGAAGATCAAGGGAAGGATCCGGGCGGTATTCGGTATGGTCAAGAACTAA
- the lpdA gene encoding dihydrolipoyl dehydrogenase: MNSYDVAVIGSGPGGYVAAIRCAQLGMKTAIIEKYSTLGGTCLNVGCIPSKALLDSSHHYDDAVRHFEEHGIEIPGDVKVNLEKMIARKQAVVDQTCAGVKFLMDKNKIDVYEGVGSFEDNTHIVIKKKDGEEKIAAKNTIIATGSKPSTLPFIEIDKERIITSTEALKLKEIPKHLVIIGGGVIGLELGQVYKRLGAEVSVVEFMDRIIPGMDGALSKELTKVLKKQGFKFYTSHKVKEVTKKGKKVTIKADDKKDKELVLEGDYCLVSVGRRPYTDGLNAEAAGVKLNDKGQIEVNDHLQTSADNIYAIGDVIKGAMLAHKAEEEGVFVAETLAGQKPHIDYNLIPGVVYTWPEVAAVGKTEEELKEAKVDYKVGQFPMRALGRSRASMDTDGFVKILADAATDEVLGVHMIGARMADLIAEGVAVMEYRASAEDIARMSHAHPTYAEAVKEAALAATDNRALHV, translated from the coding sequence ATGAACTCATACGATGTAGCCGTTATCGGCTCAGGCCCGGGCGGATATGTTGCAGCGATCCGCTGTGCACAACTCGGGATGAAAACCGCGATCATTGAAAAATATTCCACCCTGGGCGGAACCTGCCTCAATGTAGGATGTATCCCTTCCAAGGCACTCCTGGACTCCTCGCACCACTACGACGATGCAGTGCGGCATTTCGAGGAGCACGGTATTGAAATTCCGGGAGACGTTAAGGTGAACCTGGAAAAAATGATAGCCCGCAAACAGGCCGTGGTAGACCAGACCTGTGCCGGGGTAAAGTTCCTCATGGACAAGAACAAGATCGATGTGTATGAAGGTGTGGGAAGTTTTGAGGACAATACACACATTGTTATAAAGAAAAAAGATGGCGAAGAGAAGATAGCGGCCAAAAACACCATTATTGCCACAGGATCGAAGCCATCGACACTGCCGTTTATCGAAATTGACAAGGAAAGGATTATCACTTCAACAGAAGCTTTAAAGCTTAAAGAAATCCCCAAACACCTTGTTATTATTGGCGGAGGGGTTATAGGCCTCGAACTCGGACAGGTATACAAAAGGCTCGGTGCCGAAGTTTCCGTGGTGGAGTTTATGGATAGGATCATCCCCGGAATGGACGGTGCCCTTTCCAAGGAACTGACCAAGGTGCTCAAAAAGCAGGGCTTTAAGTTCTATACCAGCCATAAAGTAAAGGAAGTGACAAAGAAAGGCAAGAAAGTCACGATTAAAGCCGATGATAAAAAAGACAAGGAACTCGTGCTGGAAGGCGATTACTGCCTCGTTTCCGTAGGCCGCCGCCCTTATACCGATGGTCTCAATGCTGAAGCGGCAGGAGTTAAGCTGAACGACAAGGGGCAGATAGAAGTCAACGACCATCTGCAAACCAGTGCAGATAATATCTATGCCATAGGCGATGTGATCAAAGGTGCCATGCTTGCCCACAAGGCGGAGGAAGAAGGTGTTTTTGTAGCTGAAACGCTTGCCGGGCAAAAACCGCATATCGATTATAATCTCATTCCGGGAGTAGTTTATACCTGGCCAGAAGTAGCTGCCGTAGGGAAGACCGAAGAAGAATTAAAAGAAGCCAAGGTGGATTATAAAGTCGGTCAATTCCCCATGCGTGCCCTCGGAAGGTCCAGGGCCAGTATGGATACCGACGGATTTGTGAAGATACTCGCCGACGCTGCCACCGACGAAGTGCTCGGTGTTCATATGATCGGGGCCCGTATGGCTGATCTTATAGCCGAAGGCGTGGCTGTTATGGAATACAGGGCCAGTGCAGAAGACATTGCCCGTATGAGTCATGCACACCCCACTTATGCGGAAGCTGTTAAGGAAGCGGCTTTGGCTGCTACCGATAACAGGGCATTGCATGTTTAA
- a CDS encoding MATE family efflux transporter, whose protein sequence is MNSYSRFSSKKLLHYLKIALTGRDTDFTKGSIRKAIFMLAIPMILEMMMESVFALVDIIYLSRVSVNAVATVGLTESVITLLYAVAIGLSMAATAVIARRVGEKNLKGARETAVQAIMIGTVISVVIGIIGVIYPREILTFMGGEPDLIEEGFGYTRILIGGNITIFLLFLINAIFRGAGDASIAMWALALSNGLNIILDPIFIFGFGPVPAYGVEGAAIATTIGRGTAVVFQLWLLFFGWSRIRLKISDWVLRTKVMWNLVKVSLGGIGQFLIGTSSWVVLMRIMSEFGSEVLAGYTISIRVMMFTMMPSWGMSNAAATLVGQNLGANQPDRAEKSVWKTGKYNAYFMLTVSLVYLLFARYIIGWFSEDPDVVKYGSLSLQVVAAGYIFYAYGMVVTQAFNGAGDTRTPTIINFFCFWLFQLPFAYLAALVLDWGPVGVYVGITLAETLIAVMALIWFKKGRWKTVKV, encoded by the coding sequence ATGAACTCATATTCCAGATTTTCTTCCAAGAAACTTTTACATTATTTAAAAATAGCCCTTACCGGCAGGGACACTGATTTTACAAAAGGTAGTATCCGCAAGGCAATATTCATGCTTGCCATTCCCATGATCCTCGAAATGATGATGGAGTCGGTATTTGCCCTTGTGGACATTATTTATTTGTCCAGGGTAAGTGTCAATGCCGTTGCTACCGTAGGACTTACGGAATCGGTAATCACGCTGCTCTATGCCGTGGCCATAGGATTGAGTATGGCGGCAACCGCTGTCATTGCCCGGAGGGTGGGTGAAAAAAACCTGAAAGGAGCCAGGGAAACCGCAGTACAGGCCATTATGATAGGTACAGTGATCTCTGTTGTGATCGGTATCATAGGAGTGATATATCCCCGGGAAATACTTACTTTTATGGGCGGGGAGCCCGATCTTATCGAAGAAGGCTTCGGATATACGCGAATACTCATAGGAGGGAACATCACCATTTTTCTGTTGTTTCTCATCAATGCCATTTTCCGCGGGGCAGGCGATGCTTCCATTGCCATGTGGGCCCTGGCCCTGTCTAACGGACTGAACATTATCCTCGACCCGATTTTTATTTTCGGTTTCGGACCGGTACCTGCTTACGGAGTTGAAGGAGCGGCCATAGCCACTACCATAGGCCGGGGCACGGCCGTAGTGTTCCAGTTGTGGCTATTGTTCTTCGGATGGAGCAGGATAAGACTAAAAATCTCCGACTGGGTATTGCGGACAAAAGTGATGTGGAACCTCGTTAAGGTGTCCCTGGGCGGTATTGGCCAGTTTCTTATCGGTACATCCAGCTGGGTGGTGCTGATGCGTATTATGTCTGAATTCGGTAGTGAAGTGCTGGCCGGATATACCATTTCCATACGGGTAATGATGTTTACCATGATGCCTTCCTGGGGCATGAGCAATGCCGCAGCCACACTGGTAGGGCAGAACCTCGGGGCCAACCAGCCGGACCGGGCGGAAAAATCCGTCTGGAAGACCGGGAAGTACAACGCGTATTTTATGCTTACGGTATCGTTGGTGTATCTCCTGTTTGCCCGCTATATCATAGGCTGGTTCAGCGAGGACCCCGACGTGGTGAAATACGGCAGTCTGAGTTTACAGGTGGTCGCGGCGGGATATATCTTTTATGCGTATGGCATGGTAGTGACCCAGGCATTCAACGGAGCAGGAGATACCAGGACCCCCACCATTATTAATTTCTTTTGTTTCTGGCTTTTCCAGCTGCCCTTTGCCTACCTGGCGGCGCTTGTACTGGACTGGGGGCCTGTAGGTGTATATGTAGGCATTACCCTTGCCGAAACACTTATAGCGGTTATGGCCCTGATATGGTTTAAAAAAGGAAGGTGGAAAACCGTCAAAGTATAA
- a CDS encoding MFS transporter yields the protein MNTNLKRRVAVSAVFFLSGICFASWASRIPDVKNLLQLTEGELGGLLLGLPAGSLVALPLAGLLVHRFGSRKVAVVSAILYGCVLPLLGLSETKLALLGAVALFGLVGNLINIAVNTQAVGVEFHYGKTIMASFHGLWSLAGFVGGAVGAAMIDLHISPFLHFVIIGCVSLFIILFAYRNMLTEDVNTGDSKGLVLKRPDKLLLRIGMIAFCGMMCEGCMFDWSGVYFDKVVNVDAGLVTLGYIAFMSTMATGRFVADHFTQRFGAVALLQFSGVLIFFGLLLAVAFPSVIFATIGFLLVGAGTSSVIPLSFSMAGRSKNFPPGISLALVSTIAYFGFLFGPPVIGFIAEHLNLRASFILIAFVGAMIAVLSFTGRNILRKPDTLS from the coding sequence ATGAACACTAACCTGAAACGAAGAGTCGCCGTAAGCGCCGTGTTTTTCCTGAGCGGTATTTGTTTTGCCAGTTGGGCAAGCCGTATTCCGGATGTAAAGAACCTGTTACAGCTTACTGAAGGGGAGCTCGGCGGGCTGTTGCTCGGGCTTCCGGCTGGTTCACTTGTAGCGCTTCCCCTTGCGGGACTGCTGGTGCACCGTTTCGGGAGCCGTAAAGTGGCTGTGGTCTCAGCTATTCTATACGGATGTGTGCTGCCGTTACTGGGCCTTTCCGAAACCAAACTGGCCCTGCTGGGGGCGGTTGCGCTCTTCGGACTGGTAGGCAACCTTATCAATATTGCGGTAAACACACAGGCAGTGGGCGTGGAATTTCATTACGGGAAAACCATCATGGCCTCTTTTCACGGTCTGTGGAGCCTTGCAGGCTTTGTGGGCGGAGCTGTTGGTGCAGCCATGATCGATCTTCATATTTCTCCTTTTCTGCATTTTGTTATTATCGGTTGTGTGAGCCTGTTCATTATATTATTTGCTTACCGCAATATGCTTACGGAGGATGTCAATACCGGGGACAGCAAAGGCCTGGTATTGAAAAGGCCCGATAAGTTGTTGCTGCGAATCGGTATGATCGCTTTTTGCGGAATGATGTGCGAAGGCTGTATGTTCGACTGGAGCGGGGTGTATTTCGATAAGGTGGTCAATGTAGATGCGGGACTGGTTACTCTCGGGTACATTGCCTTTATGAGCACCATGGCCACCGGACGTTTTGTGGCCGACCACTTTACCCAGCGTTTCGGGGCGGTTGCGCTCCTGCAATTCAGCGGGGTATTAATATTCTTCGGATTGCTCCTTGCCGTAGCCTTTCCGTCGGTAATCTTTGCCACTATCGGTTTTTTGCTGGTGGGGGCAGGTACATCTTCAGTAATCCCCCTCTCTTTCTCTATGGCGGGAAGGTCTAAAAATTTCCCCCCGGGGATTTCCCTGGCCCTGGTCTCCACCATTGCTTATTTTGGCTTTTTATTCGGCCCCCCGGTGATCGGGTTTATTGCAGAACACCTGAACCTTCGGGCCTCTTTTATCCTCATCGCTTTTGTAGGGGCCATGATCGCTGTGCTTTCTTTTACGGGGAGGAATATTTTGCGCAAGCCGGATACTTTGAGTTGA
- a CDS encoding MFS transporter, with the protein MKDFYLFLKQNARQVSFGWVLTFLSGFGQTFLISLYVPEILKAFSLSKGTFGGIYAVCTIISSMILLTIGHSIDHKPVKTVTAITVTGAAVSCFILGISHYHIALLFLALIGLRLSGQGWMTHISMTVMSRYYSADRGKALSVSALGYSIGEALLPIVISTLILWYDYEVAAMASGVFLLLYLVRLYFVKLTHFNPEKDKSKDISSKAIVRDYLKILSEKKFYIVMPASLIVAFISTSFFFYQYVFVEDKGWSVSLYASFFTAYAATRFVMTFASGFWIDRFTARRMFRVYLLPITIGLLPLAFMDSIAGALIFLILAGCSVGISGSVKTAVIAELYGTEKLGVVRSVYTMFMVLSTALGPLVVGLLLDADIGFRWIILGLFFTATASLLNAQRIKNVS; encoded by the coding sequence TTGAAAGATTTTTACCTGTTTTTAAAACAAAATGCCAGGCAAGTGAGCTTTGGCTGGGTGCTTACTTTTTTATCCGGTTTCGGGCAAACTTTTTTAATATCGCTTTATGTTCCGGAAATCCTGAAGGCTTTTTCCCTTTCGAAAGGGACTTTCGGGGGAATCTATGCTGTCTGTACCATTATTTCTTCCATGATTTTACTCACCATAGGGCATTCCATAGATCATAAACCTGTAAAAACGGTTACAGCCATTACAGTAACTGGTGCGGCGGTCTCGTGTTTTATCCTGGGGATATCGCACTATCATATTGCGTTATTATTCCTGGCATTGATAGGGTTACGTCTCAGCGGACAGGGATGGATGACGCATATCAGTATGACGGTAATGTCCCGCTACTACAGTGCTGACCGCGGAAAAGCCCTGAGTGTCTCTGCCCTCGGTTATTCTATCGGTGAAGCTTTATTGCCTATCGTCATCTCCACGCTTATCCTCTGGTATGACTACGAAGTGGCTGCCATGGCATCGGGTGTTTTTTTGCTGTTGTATCTTGTCAGGCTTTATTTCGTAAAACTTACGCATTTCAACCCTGAAAAGGATAAAAGCAAGGATATATCGTCCAAAGCCATTGTTCGGGATTATTTAAAAATACTCTCGGAAAAGAAATTTTATATCGTAATGCCCGCAAGTCTTATTGTGGCTTTTATTTCTACTTCCTTCTTTTTTTACCAATACGTATTTGTAGAAGACAAAGGCTGGTCGGTATCTTTATACGCCTCTTTCTTTACGGCTTATGCCGCTACGCGCTTTGTTATGACCTTTGCAAGCGGATTCTGGATAGATCGCTTTACCGCCAGGAGAATGTTCCGCGTCTATTTATTGCCCATAACTATCGGGCTGCTCCCGCTTGCCTTTATGGACAGTATTGCAGGGGCACTGATATTCCTGATCCTTGCAGGGTGTTCCGTAGGAATTTCGGGGTCGGTAAAAACAGCCGTCATTGCCGAGCTCTACGGGACGGAAAAACTGGGAGTGGTACGGAGTGTTTATACCATGTTTATGGTGTTGAGTACTGCACTGGGCCCTCTTGTTGTGGGGCTGCTACTGGATGCCGATATAGGCTTTCGCTGGATTATCCTCGGGCTGTTCTTTACAGCCACAGCTTCTCTCCTCAACGCCCAGCGTATAAAAAATGTTTCCTGA
- a CDS encoding bestrophin family protein, translating to MLLNNKIPLKFLFRKTSAEIIFVSILSVIIGIADELLHVGGIAIPLVIPTILGTAISLILTFRTGQSYNRWWEARIIWGAIVNDSRTLTRQLQGFVRTEGDEAESAKALVHRMVYRQMAWNYSLGQSLRKQDPMEHTDRFLSEEERNRIAKHDNVPNALLQLHTADLKEAIEKGWVNTYQQVQLDETLKRLCDSMGKSERIKNTVFPATYSLIVHLTIYLFIIILPFGLVDDLGLIQIPLVITVAMAFFLIEKTAIYLQDPFENLPTDTPVTSIARTIEINLRQMLGETDVPPRTAPVQNFYLM from the coding sequence ATGCTACTGAACAATAAAATCCCCCTGAAATTCCTCTTCAGGAAAACAAGTGCAGAGATCATTTTTGTTTCCATTTTATCTGTAATTATCGGTATTGCCGATGAGCTTCTTCATGTAGGTGGTATTGCCATTCCGCTGGTGATCCCTACCATACTGGGAACAGCCATATCCCTTATCCTTACTTTTCGTACCGGCCAGTCCTATAACCGCTGGTGGGAGGCCCGGATCATCTGGGGTGCCATTGTTAACGATTCCCGAACCCTGACCCGGCAATTACAGGGTTTTGTCCGCACAGAAGGTGATGAAGCCGAAAGTGCGAAAGCACTTGTACACCGAATGGTCTACAGACAAATGGCATGGAATTACAGCCTGGGGCAATCGCTCCGCAAGCAGGACCCCATGGAGCACACAGACCGTTTTCTTTCGGAAGAAGAACGGAACCGGATTGCAAAACACGATAATGTGCCCAATGCACTCCTGCAACTGCATACGGCAGACCTGAAAGAAGCTATTGAAAAGGGCTGGGTCAACACCTATCAGCAGGTACAACTGGACGAAACACTGAAAAGATTGTGCGATTCCATGGGAAAATCAGAACGGATAAAGAATACTGTCTTTCCTGCTACCTACAGCCTTATTGTTCACTTAACCATTTATTTGTTTATCATTATTCTGCCCTTTGGTTTGGTAGATGATCTCGGTTTAATCCAGATTCCCCTTGTAATAACTGTGGCCATGGCTTTTTTTCTTATCGAGAAAACAGCCATTTACCTGCAGGACCCTTTTGAAAACCTGCCTACCGACACTCCGGTGACATCTATTGCCCGGACCATTGAGATCAATTTAAGGCAGATGCTGGGAGAGACCGATGTTCCGCCCAGGACAGCGCCTGTGCAAAATTTTTATTTGATGTAG